The Chitinophagales bacterium genome contains a region encoding:
- a CDS encoding inositol monophosphatase: MNLEIICRQAADIARQAGAFIREERKKFAQSSVEQKGERDLVSYVDVTAEKMIVQGLRAALPDAGFLTEEKTVDDTGTDLRWIIDPLDGTTNFIHGIPLFAVSIALLQKNELLVGVVYEVNLDECFYAWKNGGAFLNGNKISVTATDALRNALCATGFPYKSFTHMDRFFNTLKYLFQNSHGVRRLGSAAVDMVYVACGRLDAFYEYNLNAWDIAGGALVVKEAGGQVSDFSGGENYLFGKELIATNKSLHAEFLGCVVNPPA; encoded by the coding sequence ATGAATCTGGAGATCATTTGCCGCCAGGCAGCAGACATTGCCCGTCAGGCAGGCGCTTTCATCAGGGAAGAGCGAAAAAAGTTTGCACAGTCGAGCGTCGAGCAAAAGGGTGAACGCGATCTTGTTTCTTACGTGGATGTGACTGCAGAAAAAATGATTGTGCAGGGATTGCGCGCTGCCTTACCCGATGCTGGTTTTTTAACAGAAGAGAAAACGGTGGATGACACCGGAACGGATTTAAGATGGATCATTGATCCGCTGGACGGTACCACTAATTTCATTCATGGCATACCCTTATTTGCAGTCAGCATTGCACTGCTTCAAAAAAATGAATTGCTGGTGGGTGTTGTGTATGAAGTAAACCTGGATGAATGTTTTTATGCCTGGAAGAACGGGGGCGCTTTTCTCAATGGAAATAAAATCAGTGTAACAGCGACGGATGCGCTGCGAAATGCACTATGTGCAACCGGCTTCCCCTATAAAAGTTTTACGCACATGGATCGTTTCTTTAACACGCTGAAGTACCTGTTTCAAAACAGTCATGGTGTCCGCCGGTTGGGGTCAGCAGCGGTGGATATGGTTTATGTTGCCTGCGGAAGGCTGGATGCTTTTTATGAATACAACCTTAATGCCTGGGATATTGCAGGTGGCGCGCTGGTTGTAAAAGAAGCAGGCGGACAGGTTTCAGATTTCAGCGGCGGTGAAAATTATTTGTTCGGAAAGGAATTAATTGCGACGAATAAATCGCTGCATGCTGAATTCCTCGGTTGTGTTGTTAATCCTCCTGCGTAA
- a CDS encoding phosphoadenylyl-sulfate reductase: MEFNAIKDKIIAYRENGLKMFTTSSFQTHSLVLLHIISRVDKSIPVFFIHTGYHFPETVAFKDHIAKMFALDVRNVFPLTPKSMQKDAGGKLLFASDPDYCCYLNKTQPLEPVLAAHDVWINGVRGDQSDVRKSFKTEEPAPFNTIRFHPMLDWSPKMIYAYRKEYNIPHHPLEDKGYFSIGCEPCTRKLEMETGSREGRWFGLKKTECGLNTDLVGTK, from the coding sequence ATGGAATTCAATGCCATCAAAGATAAAATCATCGCCTACCGGGAAAACGGGTTGAAGATGTTCACGACGTCTTCTTTTCAGACGCACAGCCTGGTGCTGCTGCATATCATCAGCCGCGTTGACAAATCCATTCCGGTTTTTTTTATTCATACCGGCTATCATTTTCCTGAAACAGTTGCTTTCAAAGACCACATCGCGAAAATGTTTGCACTGGATGTACGCAATGTTTTTCCGTTAACGCCCAAGAGCATGCAAAAAGACGCGGGAGGTAAACTCTTGTTTGCTTCCGACCCTGATTACTGCTGCTACCTGAATAAGACACAGCCACTCGAACCGGTGCTTGCCGCGCATGATGTCTGGATCAACGGTGTACGCGGCGATCAGAGTGATGTAAGAAAAAGTTTCAAGACCGAAGAACCGGCGCCATTCAATACCATCCGTTTTCATCCGATGCTCGACTGGTCGCCGAAGATGATTTACGCCTATCGCAAAGAATACAATATTCCTCATCATCCGCTGGAAGACAAAGGCTACTTCAGCATCGGTTGCGAGCCGTGCACGCGTAAATTGGAAATGGAAACCGGTTCGCGTGAAGGACGATGGTTTGGGCTGAAGAAAACAGAGTGTGGCCTGAACACCGACCTCGTCGGCACGAAATAA